AATAACTTTtctgtttgtttggttttattgtgtttatatatacatattatacATACACGTTAATGTATTAATGAAATTAAACTATCAAGTTTGCAAGCATGAATATATCAGTTTTTTGCCATATCGATCTGTTAAAATAATCATgtcatgttcattttttttaacaaaaataaagatataatatatatatatatatatataatttcatatgTTTTACTTTAGGGCTGAGttgtaataaattttgtttttgattttttttaaaatcacaacTCAAGTGTGATCTCATTAAATTGCCATTGCCAAGTCTTTTGGAGTTATTGACAACGTTCAACGTGTTTACCTATTCATACATGCGTATCTCATATCTTTATTCATAAAACAAGtcaatcatgttcatatttacaataaaaactaatatttttgacataaaaaataatatttttcataaatggtacaaattgacgatttcgtatcacaaaattgatacgTGTGATTGTGTCACaagatttttttatgttcatatatattttatgctcCATTGCgtgtataataattatatttttttttaaaaaaagtatacTATAATAGTCAACTACATGTAGtactaaaaaaatcaaattaaaattataagaaaaaaattcataattataaCCGGAGGACTAGCTTCTATCAATAATTTTCTAGCGTGAATTAGGATTAATCTACTTCAAGGTGAAAATGAttcaattaataaaaatcattcacTTGTTCTGATGCTCCATTTATATACATGGGGAGACCAATCGAACTCTCTTTCGTGCCGAATTTGATAAATATAGTTTCATTTAAGTCAATAATATAGGGCCATcccactttaaaaaaaaattgttgaaaatttCTTCGTGTCTTTCATTTTCATCTTACGTAAATGAAAAGATATACACAATTAcactatatatttattaaagtCATAGTTTAAGGGTCTTTGAACATTGCAATTAGCCTACTTGTTGAATTGGCTTTGAtaccccataaggatccgggtcgctgatgacccggacactatcaagagcccgagcactacatatttTCCAAGTATTCTTCGAACAGTCAGTTCTcccggtctcccgcgcaatcatcgcccaaactctcatataagtacccgggtaatcaattgcccgagccacctcgagaattgaaccacactcgagtatgattgatacaggacgtctaatctgtcagaacaacttgggtttgaagtgtcctagaagtcatcagaagatagggtatgggcagccaACCTACCATACTTAataggtagcactggaatcgaggtacctacctcatcttctactataaatagcaggtattaatgtaatttaccgattctgaaatctttgaactcttaagcattacacatattttctcccaaatattgcttgtgttcatcttcaacctgctgacttaagcatcggagtggccacgccggacacccctccggcgcccattcacgagttcttttcattgtttgcaggtgctattgaagccattatcttcactcaaattccctaaaaactataaattattgatttgactcgttggagctccttacccgattcacccatttcaacgaagtcacatcagGCTTCAACATTGATTTTATTGCTTCACACTTGCTTGCATAAGCATAACTAGTGTGTGATCGTGTTCGACACAATCCGCTGTCATGACAACCCTTTCCGGTGAATCCCGGAGGCCGGACATGTACAGTAGTTCGTCGTTCGACATCCATATACGTCATGTAATACATACAGAAGACGAGAGACGTgctcaaattatttttatttttatttataattgggAACAGGTATTACCAACAGGCCAGTCGCAGTTGAATCTTATTTTAGTTAAAAGACATCGTATgtttttaacattaaatttaCAGATATAGTTAGGTGGTCATGTTAAATGGATCTAGCTGTCACTTTCAAATTCTTCATAGATGGCTCATTCTATTATACATAGAGAATATTACTCCCGGTGCATGACACTCTCATTGTATTTGTTGAAAACCGAAATAAATGAACCaacataaaaatcaattattttggTTAGTGATCGAATTAATCGaaattttagggaaaaaaacaaatgaatatttaaaatgttgaaGAGTTTAGTTAAGAGTTCTGAGTGCTCGGAAAAAAAGTTTGACATTTTGTCTATATATCATCATAACTAGAAATAGAGGAAATGAAAGATTTTGGCGATGCCGCAGGAAAGATAGGTGTTAGGTTATAAacctaaaaaatatatcaaccCAAAATGTTTGTGTTAGGTGAGGTGAGGTCCgctgaataaaaaattaagaaactTGTTTCCCACCTATGTCAGATCGATTTTGTTATAAAATTGAactagttataaatagagctcaatttcTTCGGTTATTGTAtctcaaaatcaaaagctttttagctttgataaaaagagattgcatagaaaaaaagagtgtattttttctttagtgcgagaattctcttgtgtgagagttagagaaattattttctcggtatactcgggttgggaatgtgagaaatattgagtgtattggtgtatacacttgttgtaatatttattcaagttataaaagttgcaatgctccgtggacgtagcctatattgggtgaaccacgtaaatctttgtgttcttgttgattattttattccgcatttttaGGTACTATTATTATCgtgatcggcatcgcttcggtgtaattccccaacagttTGGCTATTGggtgatataatttttttgagtttataaatcgatatttatttgtttaatgtATCAATATGAAACATGTGTAACATTTATTACCTCTTTAGAAGCCGATGTATGTGGCGTACCATTCTAGATGGTTGTCACTCACCTTTCAGTATGATAGTCTTTTTCTATGTCACTCTTCCGTTACGTCAATTGTCAACCAGAGCACGAGTATTAGGTTGTAAATATAACACCGATCACATATTAACTTGATTATAAAAATCTTATACAAAGATATCTTAACCATATCATTGTTCATATATATGATGCTCACCTATCGTATCCAACAATGAGATGACACACAtctatgaatatgatgaatgaAATATATCCAAATTATACGTGTATAGTTGACAGTAGATGAATACCACATCATTAATAAGCACAACAATTCATTAGATGCTTTAATACTTTTATCTATTCAAATGAAAGCAATACTTGCTTATATANAATTAACGCATCTTGAATTTAGAAtctgattttattttcttgttatttGAATATATCAATATACTTAGTTTTCAAAACTTTGTGAGAGCTGGATTTTTGAATGTGTATTGAAAGATAGCGGGATGGGTTTATCATAATGCAAGACCAATATGCTAGTTTTCAAAACTATGTGAGAGCTGGAGTTTGCTAAGTGTGTATCGAAAGATATCGTCGGTATATTACATTGCcatccaaaataataaaaataaataaaatatttgggttaatttgcaaaattttgaaaaactcaattggaaaacaaaaaattcaagcatatatatatataaatacgtAATTCACCCCCGTTCAAATATACCACCCAATCATTGAAGAAAAACAGAAAGGAGGACATAACAGAGAACTCATCCATTGATTATATCATATTTGATCATAGAAGCATTTCTTGAATTCTGGCATGTGTTCTTCTTGCAGCCATATGGCAATATTAAACGAGCCATCTCCATTATGACTAGGAATTATGAACGTTTTGCCATCGAAACCCATTGGTCCAGGTCCCATATGGATCTCCTTCCCCCATCCAAAATCTGCGCCGTAGAGTGGCAGTGCCGTCCAGCTGATGATCGCCAGATTCGGGTTTCCGTAGAAATCTCCCTTCGGCCGGCCGTTGTTATCCAATGATCTGAATCGGCCCACGTCTGGTAGATTCTTCAAGAATTCCAAGTAGGATCTCACTGTGTTTTCGTTCACCTTTTCAACTGCTTCGCGTATTTTCTTGGAAGCTGCACCGAGGGAGCTCGATAACAGGTTTCCTGAGTTATCAGTGGCTTCAACACGGATCAGGGCGTTGCCAAAGAAGTTTCTTGGAATGGGTGGATTCATTTTGTTGCGGAAATCAGCAGGGAAGTGTAGGCTGGTTTGCTGCTCGGAGACGTGGCCGCGTGCTTTGCTTGTGCAGCGCCAGATGTGAGCTGCGACGGCTTCGAATCGGCTGTATCCGCGGCTGGTTGTGTTCTTTTCTAGTTGGAGTTCCAGGTTCGCTTTGTTGCGGAGTTTCTCGATTTGTAGTTTGCTGAGATTGAGAAAAGCGACAGTGATAGGCTTCTTTCTCTGTTCCAAGTTGTCCTCTTGGCCAATTAGCGTCGGCGGCGGCCGCAGAACCGATGGGTCGAAGGTGGAATCAAGTTGCTTGTCTGTTTCCAGCACTTTCCGATCGAGGTATGGCGCAGAAATGGGTTCACCGCCGAGTGAAATTTTCGCCCACTGGTCCACGAAGTAGAGAGCGCTCGGCCCATCCGCCATGACATGTGAGATCCCGAGGCCGA
This sequence is a window from Primulina huaijiensis isolate GDHJ02 chromosome 13, ASM1229523v2, whole genome shotgun sequence. Protein-coding genes within it:
- the LOC140991738 gene encoding spermidine hydroxycinnamoyl transferase-like — its product is MVTLRATHVVRPAEPTPDGAMYFNASDQIKDISHTPTIYFYKHSAALDAGDAISILKDSLSKALVLFYPLAGRLSWSAEGGSRVELHYNGKGVPIFEAESEAAVEDFGDFTPTSSIQDLIPSVDYTTPIDEIPMVVVQLTRFRCGGVSIGLGISHVMADGPSALYFVDQWAKISLGGEPISAPYLDRKVLETDKQLDSTFDPSVLRPPPTLIGQEDNLEQRKKPITVAFLNLSKLQIEKLRNKANLELQLEKNTTSRGYSRFEAVAAHIWRCTSKARGHVSEQQTSLHFPADFRNKMNPPIPRNFFGNALIRVEATDNSGNLLSSSLGAASKKIREAVEKVNENTVRSYLEFLKNLPDVGRFRSLDNNGRPKGDFYGNPNLAIISWTALPLYGADFGWGKEIHMGPGPMGFDGKTFIIPSHNGDGSFNIAIWLQEEHMPEFKKCFYDQI